A window of the Pseudomonas gozinkensis genome harbors these coding sequences:
- a CDS encoding acyl-protein synthase has product MFQFPHSDALCALTQPYCPESVPDGLFDLAMAEISRFHSLHTPGYEHWLNANGLAVDDLENLDDWSRLPPIFAGFFKQQQLLSPTGTHALELTSSGTSGQKSRMRYDERSLGAAQCMVERIFHHYGWSTPHTPCNYLLLSYEPEGAISLGTSFTDQFLCRFAPVNRVAYALRRTGGGHEFDSFGVIAALQSFAEEGLPVRILGFPAFLWQTLERMRVTGVSELQLAPDSLALFGGGWKTHAAQEIPRQRLYERIHRQLGLEATRCRDGYGAVEHPVPYLECAHHHFHVPVYSKVFVRNPSDFTVLPYGRQGLLSFVSPYISSSPAHAVVMSDLATLHPGASCGCDLAADWFELHGRAATTAGRSCAMAASELLGRH; this is encoded by the coding sequence ATGTTCCAGTTCCCCCACAGCGACGCGCTCTGCGCGTTGACGCAACCCTATTGCCCGGAATCCGTGCCGGACGGACTGTTCGACCTGGCCATGGCCGAGATCAGCCGTTTCCACAGCCTGCACACCCCAGGTTACGAGCACTGGCTGAACGCCAACGGACTGGCGGTGGACGATCTGGAGAACCTCGACGACTGGTCGCGTCTGCCACCGATATTCGCCGGTTTTTTCAAGCAGCAACAATTGCTCAGCCCCACCGGCACCCACGCGCTGGAGCTGACCTCCTCGGGCACCAGCGGTCAGAAAAGCCGCATGCGCTATGACGAACGCAGTCTGGGGGCAGCCCAGTGCATGGTCGAACGCATTTTTCACCATTATGGCTGGAGCACTCCGCACACGCCCTGCAACTACTTGCTTCTGAGCTATGAACCCGAGGGCGCGATCAGCCTGGGAACCTCCTTTACCGATCAGTTCCTGTGCCGATTCGCACCGGTCAACCGAGTGGCCTACGCCCTTCGCCGTACCGGCGGCGGCCATGAGTTCGACAGTTTCGGCGTCATTGCAGCCCTGCAATCATTCGCCGAAGAAGGCCTTCCGGTGCGAATTCTCGGCTTTCCCGCGTTTCTCTGGCAGACCTTGGAGCGCATGCGTGTCACCGGCGTTTCTGAGTTGCAACTGGCACCAGACTCGCTGGCACTTTTTGGAGGCGGCTGGAAGACCCATGCCGCGCAGGAGATTCCCCGCCAGCGACTGTACGAGCGCATTCACCGACAACTGGGCCTTGAAGCCACCCGCTGCCGTGACGGTTACGGCGCGGTCGAGCATCCGGTGCCTTACCTTGAATGTGCACATCATCATTTCCATGTTCCCGTCTATTCGAAGGTCTTCGTGCGCAATCCATCCGACTTCACGGTTCTGCCGTATGGCCGCCAGGGCTTGCTGAGTTTCGTCTCGCCCTACATTTCATCGAGCCCGGCCCATGCCGTGGTCATGAGCGATCTCGCCACCCTGCATCCAGGCGCCAGCTGTGGCTGCGATCTGGCCGCAGACTGGTTCGAACTGCATGGCCGCGCCGCGACCACGGCTGGCAGAAGCTGCGCCATGGCCGCTTCCGAACTGCTGGGGAGGCACTGA